The following nucleotide sequence is from Pseudomonas sessilinigenes.
GGGAACTGGTCCACCCTTGGCTGGGACGGATGCAGGTCAAGGTCGGCGAGTGCGAAATGACCCATACCCGCCAGGACGGCGGCCTGGTGACGTTCGCCCTCAAGTTCCACCCCGACCAGCCGTTGCTGTTCCCCACGGCGGTGGTCAACTCCCGCGAGCAATTGCTGGTGGCCGCCGACAGCCTGCTGGGTTCGGCGGTACGGCGCTTCGAGGAGGCCATCAGCCTGATCAAGGCCGCACGGATCGCCGTCAAGGAACTGCGCGATTGCCTCAAGGACGTCTACGCGGTGATCGAGCATGAGTTCAAGGAACTGATCGACACCTACAAGGACCTGCGCCAGCTGGTGCTGGCGCTCAAGGAGTTGCCCCGGGAGGTCAGCGCCGAGTTCAAGGGCTTGCTCAAGGACATCCGCGAGCTCAAGGACTTCGCCCGCGAGGGTTATCGCGGGGTGCTGGCCAATGCTTCGCAACAGGTCGAGGCGGCGAAGAAGATCGATACGCCCAAGCTCACCACCGGCAAGGACACGGTGGCCGCGGCCCAGGCCATGGCCAACCTGGTGCAGGACATGCTGCTGGTGAAGCTCGGCTACCAGGTCGCGCAGATGCCGGCGGCGGCGCCGGTGGTCAAGCTCAACTCCACGCCTTCGGTGGCCCAGCAGGCGGTCCAGCCGGTACGCCGCCTGGATGTGCCGGTGGCCGAGGATGTGCTGAGCCTGCGCGATGCCCTCAATGAGGTGATCTGGCAGGCCGCGCTCAAGGCCGATGCCCTGCATTACCAGGCGCTCAACAGCCTGCGCCAGCAGCTGTTCGGCCATCTCACGGCGGTGTCGTCCACCGGGGTGCGGC
It contains:
- a CDS encoding DNA circularization protein, producing MSWRDRLLPASFRGVGFWVDQAKTPVGQKGQLHEYPQRDQPFYEGLGQQAKVHDLTAFIVGENCLEQRDQLLQALEQGAGELVHPWLGRMQVKVGECEMTHTRQDGGLVTFALKFHPDQPLLFPTAVVNSREQLLVAADSLLGSAVRRFEEAISLIKAARIAVKELRDCLKDVYAVIEHEFKELIDTYKDLRQLVLALKELPREVSAEFKGLLKDIRELKDFAREGYRGVLANASQQVEAAKKIDTPKLTTGKDTVAAAQAMANLVQDMLLVKLGYQVAQMPAAAPVVKLNSTPSVAQQAVQPVRRLDVPVAEDVLSLRDALNEVIWQAALKADALHYQALNSLRQQLFGHLTAVSSTGVRLLTLSPKQSLPALVVAYQRFGDATRVGEVSQRNKAVHPGFLPPADLKIAEV